In Carassius auratus strain Wakin unplaced genomic scaffold, ASM336829v1 scaf_tig00216980, whole genome shotgun sequence, the following are encoded in one genomic region:
- the LOC113099605 gene encoding uncharacterized protein LOC113099605 isoform X2, producing MTLLSRSETHTHIKPQMTHKPFRRTSALNMKLINSCLTVLVFIKAVQSAAMREGSEDLLYFLKDAFEMNLPLDRTEPTPLSEMDLATEKILDLVHLADPTAECEAPEIVVNSADFSKTTPKPNLVELTDVAEEKSIESSNSDSRLAERASAEDSRGDVFKSLRQGTALAVMEDISSQEMNRPEENGRYRPPTTQKLDKHNFVVKETDRQNLDLMKELDPIMQSFGSRMNLKDQAGKPHETDKRAMDLDSPEFVDTSERPDRDADSEERDGGRGTFQTQTSGIKLKLSYADKQGILDDSRESVD from the exons ATGACCCTGTTGTCCAGATCAGAGACCCACACTCATATAAAGCCACAAATGACACACAAACCCTTCAGAAGGACATCAGCACTCAATATGAAGCT GATCAACAGCTGCCTGACTGTTCTCGTCTTTATAAAAGCTGTACAATCAGCAGCTATGAGAG AAGGGAGTGAAGATTTGCTATATTTCCTGAAGG ATGCATTTGAAATGAATTTACCTCTTGACCGCACTGAACCAACACCGCTCTCAG AAATGGATCTAGCAACAGAGAAGATTCTGGATCTTGTACATCTGGCAGATCCAACAGCAG aatGTGAAGCCCCAGAAATTGTTGTCAACTCTGCtg actTTTCCAAAACAACACCCAAACCAAATTTGGTAGAACTTACAG ATGTTGCTGAAGAGAAATCCATAGAAAGCAGCAACTCAG ACAGCAGATTAGCTGAAAGAGCATCAGCAGAAGACAGCAGAG GTGACGTCTTCAAGAGTTTACGGCAGGGAACAGCACTTGCAG TGATGGAGGACATTAGTAGTCAGGAAATGAACAGACCTGAGGAGAACGGGAGATACCGACCCCCAACGACCCAGAAGTTAGATAAACACAACTTTGtggtaaaagaaacagacagacaaaatCTGGACCTCATGAAAGAGCTGGATCCCATAATGCAGAGTTTCGGCAGTAGAATGAACCTCAAAGACCAGGCTGGTAAACCACATGAGACTGACAAAAGAGCAATGGATTTAGACAGCCCAGAGTTTGTGGACACCTCGGAAAGACCAGACCGAGATGCTGACAGTGAAGAACGTGATGGTGGTCGAGGAACATTTCAGACACAAACCTCAG GAATCAAATTGAAACTAAGCTATGCTGATAAGCAGGGCATACTGGACGACAGTAGGGAATCAGTAGATTAG
- the LOC113099605 gene encoding uncharacterized protein LOC113099605 isoform X3, translating to MTLLSRSETHTHIKPQMTHKPFRRTSALNMKLINSCLTVLVFIKAVQSAAMRDAFEMNLPLDRTEPTPLSEMDLATEKILDLVHLADPTAECEAPEIVVNSADFSKTTPKPNLVELTDVAEEKSIESSNSDSRLAERASAEDSREGDVFKSLRQGTALAVMEDISSQEMNRPEENGRYRPPTTQKLDKHNFVVKETDRQNLDLMKELDPIMQSFGSRMNLKDQAGKPHETDKRAMDLDSPEFVDTSERPDRDADSEERDGGRGTFQTQTSGIKLKLSYADKQGILDDSRESVD from the exons ATGACCCTGTTGTCCAGATCAGAGACCCACACTCATATAAAGCCACAAATGACACACAAACCCTTCAGAAGGACATCAGCACTCAATATGAAGCT GATCAACAGCTGCCTGACTGTTCTCGTCTTTATAAAAGCTGTACAATCAGCAGCTATGAGAG ATGCATTTGAAATGAATTTACCTCTTGACCGCACTGAACCAACACCGCTCTCAG AAATGGATCTAGCAACAGAGAAGATTCTGGATCTTGTACATCTGGCAGATCCAACAGCAG aatGTGAAGCCCCAGAAATTGTTGTCAACTCTGCtg actTTTCCAAAACAACACCCAAACCAAATTTGGTAGAACTTACAG ATGTTGCTGAAGAGAAATCCATAGAAAGCAGCAACTCAG ACAGCAGATTAGCTGAAAGAGCATCAGCAGAAGACAGCAGAG AAGGTGACGTCTTCAAGAGTTTACGGCAGGGAACAGCACTTGCAG TGATGGAGGACATTAGTAGTCAGGAAATGAACAGACCTGAGGAGAACGGGAGATACCGACCCCCAACGACCCAGAAGTTAGATAAACACAACTTTGtggtaaaagaaacagacagacaaaatCTGGACCTCATGAAAGAGCTGGATCCCATAATGCAGAGTTTCGGCAGTAGAATGAACCTCAAAGACCAGGCTGGTAAACCACATGAGACTGACAAAAGAGCAATGGATTTAGACAGCCCAGAGTTTGTGGACACCTCGGAAAGACCAGACCGAGATGCTGACAGTGAAGAACGTGATGGTGGTCGAGGAACATTTCAGACACAAACCTCAG GAATCAAATTGAAACTAAGCTATGCTGATAAGCAGGGCATACTGGACGACAGTAGGGAATCAGTAGATTAG
- the LOC113099605 gene encoding uncharacterized protein LOC113099605 isoform X1: MTLLSRSETHTHIKPQMTHKPFRRTSALNMKLINSCLTVLVFIKAVQSAAMREGSEDLLYFLKDAFEMNLPLDRTEPTPLSEMDLATEKILDLVHLADPTAECEAPEIVVNSADFSKTTPKPNLVELTDVAEEKSIESSNSDSRLAERASAEDSREGDVFKSLRQGTALAVMEDISSQEMNRPEENGRYRPPTTQKLDKHNFVVKETDRQNLDLMKELDPIMQSFGSRMNLKDQAGKPHETDKRAMDLDSPEFVDTSERPDRDADSEERDGGRGTFQTQTSGIKLKLSYADKQGILDDSRESVD; the protein is encoded by the exons ATGACCCTGTTGTCCAGATCAGAGACCCACACTCATATAAAGCCACAAATGACACACAAACCCTTCAGAAGGACATCAGCACTCAATATGAAGCT GATCAACAGCTGCCTGACTGTTCTCGTCTTTATAAAAGCTGTACAATCAGCAGCTATGAGAG AAGGGAGTGAAGATTTGCTATATTTCCTGAAGG ATGCATTTGAAATGAATTTACCTCTTGACCGCACTGAACCAACACCGCTCTCAG AAATGGATCTAGCAACAGAGAAGATTCTGGATCTTGTACATCTGGCAGATCCAACAGCAG aatGTGAAGCCCCAGAAATTGTTGTCAACTCTGCtg actTTTCCAAAACAACACCCAAACCAAATTTGGTAGAACTTACAG ATGTTGCTGAAGAGAAATCCATAGAAAGCAGCAACTCAG ACAGCAGATTAGCTGAAAGAGCATCAGCAGAAGACAGCAGAG AAGGTGACGTCTTCAAGAGTTTACGGCAGGGAACAGCACTTGCAG TGATGGAGGACATTAGTAGTCAGGAAATGAACAGACCTGAGGAGAACGGGAGATACCGACCCCCAACGACCCAGAAGTTAGATAAACACAACTTTGtggtaaaagaaacagacagacaaaatCTGGACCTCATGAAAGAGCTGGATCCCATAATGCAGAGTTTCGGCAGTAGAATGAACCTCAAAGACCAGGCTGGTAAACCACATGAGACTGACAAAAGAGCAATGGATTTAGACAGCCCAGAGTTTGTGGACACCTCGGAAAGACCAGACCGAGATGCTGACAGTGAAGAACGTGATGGTGGTCGAGGAACATTTCAGACACAAACCTCAG GAATCAAATTGAAACTAAGCTATGCTGATAAGCAGGGCATACTGGACGACAGTAGGGAATCAGTAGATTAG
- the LOC113099605 gene encoding uncharacterized protein LOC113099605 isoform X4: MTLLSRSETHTHIKPQMTHKPFRRTSALNMKLINSCLTVLVFIKAVQSAAMREGSEDLLYFLKDAFEMNLPLDRTEPTPLSEMDLATEKILDLVHLADPTAECEAPEIVVNSADFSKTTPKPNLVELTDVAEEKSIESSNSDSRLAERASAEDSREGDVFKSLRQGTALAVMEDISSQEMNRPEENGRYRPPTTQKLDKHNFVVKETDRQNLDLMKELDPIMQSFGSRMNLKDQAGKPHETDKRAMDLDSPEFVDTSERPDRDADSEERDGGRGTFQTQTSGHTGRQ, from the exons ATGACCCTGTTGTCCAGATCAGAGACCCACACTCATATAAAGCCACAAATGACACACAAACCCTTCAGAAGGACATCAGCACTCAATATGAAGCT GATCAACAGCTGCCTGACTGTTCTCGTCTTTATAAAAGCTGTACAATCAGCAGCTATGAGAG AAGGGAGTGAAGATTTGCTATATTTCCTGAAGG ATGCATTTGAAATGAATTTACCTCTTGACCGCACTGAACCAACACCGCTCTCAG AAATGGATCTAGCAACAGAGAAGATTCTGGATCTTGTACATCTGGCAGATCCAACAGCAG aatGTGAAGCCCCAGAAATTGTTGTCAACTCTGCtg actTTTCCAAAACAACACCCAAACCAAATTTGGTAGAACTTACAG ATGTTGCTGAAGAGAAATCCATAGAAAGCAGCAACTCAG ACAGCAGATTAGCTGAAAGAGCATCAGCAGAAGACAGCAGAG AAGGTGACGTCTTCAAGAGTTTACGGCAGGGAACAGCACTTGCAG TGATGGAGGACATTAGTAGTCAGGAAATGAACAGACCTGAGGAGAACGGGAGATACCGACCCCCAACGACCCAGAAGTTAGATAAACACAACTTTGtggtaaaagaaacagacagacaaaatCTGGACCTCATGAAAGAGCTGGATCCCATAATGCAGAGTTTCGGCAGTAGAATGAACCTCAAAGACCAGGCTGGTAAACCACATGAGACTGACAAAAGAGCAATGGATTTAGACAGCCCAGAGTTTGTGGACACCTCGGAAAGACCAGACCGAGATGCTGACAGTGAAGAACGTGATGGTGGTCGAGGAACATTTCAGACACAAACCTCAG GGCATACTGGACGACAGTAG
- the LOC113099604 gene encoding casein kinase II subunit alpha isoform X1 has product MSGPVPSRSRVYPDVNTQRPREYWDYESHVVDWGNQDDYQLVRKLGRGKYSEVFEAINITNNEKVVVKILKPVKKKKIKREIKILENLRGGPNIITLLDIIKDPVSRTPALVFEHVNNTDFKQLYQTLSDFDIRFYMYEILKALDYCHSMGIMHRDVKPHNVMIDHEHRKLRLIDWGLAEFYHPNQEYNVRVASRYFKGPELLVDYQMYDYSLDMWSLGCMLASMIFRKEPFFHGHDNYDQLVRIAKVLGTEDLYDYIDKYNIELDPRFNDILGRHSRKRWERFVHSENQHLVSTEALDFLDKLLRYDHQARLTAREAMDHPYFYPIIKDQGRGAPASGMTASSTPVSSSSLMAGIASMTPSTQSNMATISAGSPVIPGPNTMATQVPTAAGAQP; this is encoded by the exons ATGTCTGGCCCTGTCCCAAGTCGCTCTCGAGTTTACCCTGATGTAAACACACAGCGACCCAGAGAGTACTGGGACTATGAATCCCATGTGGTGGACTGGGG AAATCAGGATGACTATCAATTAGTGCGAAAGCTTGGCCGTGGAAAATACAGTGAAGTGTTTGAAGCCATAAACATCACTAACAATGAGAAAGTAGTCGTCAAAATACTCAAG ccagtgaaaaagaagaaaattaaacgagaaataaaaattctggaGAACTTGAGAGGAGGCCCCAACATCATAACACTTTTAGACATCATAAAAGATCCTGTg TCCCGAACCCCAGCGCtggtttttgagcatgttaacaACACAGACTTCAAG CAATTGTATCAAACTTTATCAGACTTTGACATCCGCTTCTACATGTATGAAATTCTTAAG GCTCTCGACTACTGCCACAGTATGGGAATAATGCACAGAGACGTAAAGCCACACAATGTCATGATTGACCATGAGCACAGAAAG ctTCGTTTGATTGATTGGGGCTTGGCTGAGTTTTACCACCCAAACCAGGAGTACAATGTACGTGTGGCTTCCCGATATTTTAAAGGCCCTGAACTCCTCGTGGACTATCAG ATGTATGACTACAGTCTGGATATGTGGAGTCTTGGGTGCATGCTGGCCAGCATGATCTTCAGGAAGGAACCTTTTTTCCATGGACATGACAACTATGACCAG tTGGTTAGAATTGCAAAGGTTCTGGGTACCGAGGACCTGTATGATTACATTGACAAATATAACATTGAGCTGGATCCACGCTTTAATGACATTTTGGGCAG ACACTCCCGGAAGAGATGGGAGCGGTTTGTACACAGTGAGAATCAGCACCTGGTCAGTACTGAAGCTCTGGATTTTCTGGACAAGCTGCTACGTTATGATCACCAGGCCCGACTGACGGCCCGCGAGGCCATGGACCACCCTTACTTCT ATCCTATAATTAAAGACCAGGGCAGAGGCGCGCCAGCTTCAGGAATGACTGCTAGTTCCACACCGGTCAGCTCTTCTAGCTTGATGGCAG GCATCGCCTCTATGACTCCGAGCACACAGTCCAATATGGCCACCATCAGCGCCGGCTCGCCCGTCATTCCTGGCCCAAACACAATGGCCACACAAGTGCCCACTGCCGCTGGAGCCCAGCCCTGA
- the LOC113099604 gene encoding casein kinase II subunit alpha isoform X2, which translates to MSGPVPSRSRVYPDVNTQRPREYWDYESHVVDWGNQDDYQLVRKLGRGKYSEVFEAINITNNEKVVVKILKPVKKKKIKREIKILENLRGGPNIITLLDIIKDPVSRTPALVFEHVNNTDFKQLYQTLSDFDIRFYMYEILKALDYCHSMGIMHRDVKPHNVMIDHEHRKLRLIDWGLAEFYHPNQEYNVRVASRYFKGPELLVDYQMYDYSLDMWSLGCMLASMIFRKEPFFHGHDNYDQLVRIAKVLGTEDLYDYIDKYNIELDPRFNDILGRHSRKRWERFVHSENQHLVSTEALDFLDKLLRYDHQARLTAREAMDHPYFYPIIKDQGRGAPASGMTASSTPVSSSSLMAEESLTRLK; encoded by the exons ATGTCTGGCCCTGTCCCAAGTCGCTCTCGAGTTTACCCTGATGTAAACACACAGCGACCCAGAGAGTACTGGGACTATGAATCCCATGTGGTGGACTGGGG AAATCAGGATGACTATCAATTAGTGCGAAAGCTTGGCCGTGGAAAATACAGTGAAGTGTTTGAAGCCATAAACATCACTAACAATGAGAAAGTAGTCGTCAAAATACTCAAG ccagtgaaaaagaagaaaattaaacgagaaataaaaattctggaGAACTTGAGAGGAGGCCCCAACATCATAACACTTTTAGACATCATAAAAGATCCTGTg TCCCGAACCCCAGCGCtggtttttgagcatgttaacaACACAGACTTCAAG CAATTGTATCAAACTTTATCAGACTTTGACATCCGCTTCTACATGTATGAAATTCTTAAG GCTCTCGACTACTGCCACAGTATGGGAATAATGCACAGAGACGTAAAGCCACACAATGTCATGATTGACCATGAGCACAGAAAG ctTCGTTTGATTGATTGGGGCTTGGCTGAGTTTTACCACCCAAACCAGGAGTACAATGTACGTGTGGCTTCCCGATATTTTAAAGGCCCTGAACTCCTCGTGGACTATCAG ATGTATGACTACAGTCTGGATATGTGGAGTCTTGGGTGCATGCTGGCCAGCATGATCTTCAGGAAGGAACCTTTTTTCCATGGACATGACAACTATGACCAG tTGGTTAGAATTGCAAAGGTTCTGGGTACCGAGGACCTGTATGATTACATTGACAAATATAACATTGAGCTGGATCCACGCTTTAATGACATTTTGGGCAG ACACTCCCGGAAGAGATGGGAGCGGTTTGTACACAGTGAGAATCAGCACCTGGTCAGTACTGAAGCTCTGGATTTTCTGGACAAGCTGCTACGTTATGATCACCAGGCCCGACTGACGGCCCGCGAGGCCATGGACCACCCTTACTTCT ATCCTATAATTAAAGACCAGGGCAGAGGCGCGCCAGCTTCAGGAATGACTGCTAGTTCCACACCGGTCAGCTCTTCTAGCTTGATGGCAG aagaaagtcttaCAAGATTGAAATGa
- the LOC113099603 gene encoding protein tyrosine phosphatase type IVA 3-like, which translates to MTRMNRPAPVEVCYKKMRFLITHNPTNASLSSFIEDLKKYGATTVVRVCEITYDKTPLEKDGITVMDWPFDDGAPPPTKIVDDWLSLLKNKFCEDPGCCVAVHCVAGLGRAPVLVALALIESGMKYEDAIQLIRQKRRGAINSKQLTYLEKYRPKQRLRFKDPHNHKSKCCLM; encoded by the exons ATGACCAGGATGAACCGTCCAGCTCCTGTCGAGGTCTGCTACAAAAAAATGCGCTTCCTTATCACGCACAACCCAACCAATGCATCATTAAGCAGCTTCATTGAG GATCTGAAGAAATATGGGGCAACAACAgtggtgcgtgtgtgtgaaaTCACCTATGATAAGACACCGCTGGAAAAGGATGGAATTACTGTCATG GATTGGCCTTTCGATGACGGTGCACCTCCTCCTACTAAGATCGTGGATGACTGGCTTAGTCTGCTGAAGAATAAGTTCTGTGAGGATCCAGGTTGCTGTGTGGCTGTGCATTGTGTGGCCGGACTGGGCCG GGCTCCAGTGCTGGTGGCTCTGGCACTTATAGAGAGCGGAATGAAATATGAGGACGCCATTCAATTGATTAGACA GAAACGCCGGGGCGCCATCAACAGCAAGCAGCTAACATACCTGGAGAAGTACCGCCCCAAACAGAGACTGCGTTTCAAAGACCCACACAACCACAAAAGCAAGTGCTGCCTCATGTGA